The DNA window TTATAAATACGTTTATTTTTCGGAGCTTTTCGGTAACTGGGCATAGTATGGACAACACACTGGCCGATGGTGAGCGCCTAATCGTGAACCGCATGCCCATCACTACTGCTCAGTTCCAAAATAAAAGTTACTCACCTGAGCGTGGGCAAATAATTGTATTTAAAAATCCACGCTTTGTTCAAGGCGAGCGCGACGAATATATTGTTAAGCGCGTCATAGCATTTGCCGGGGAGCGCGTAACTGTAAATGGCGGTGTACTGACCGTTTATAACACAGACCATCCAAACGGCTTTCATCCCGATGATGATTACCGCAAAAACGGCGTCGGCCCTAAATCACCCGTTAGCGGAGATGGTGTCGACATTGTCGTGCCGGATGGCACTATCTTCGTGTGCGGTGACAATCGTGTTGGCAATATGTCCTACGATTCTCGAACCGGACTTGGTACGATTCCTATTTTCGACATCGTAGGGCCCGTCGGCGTCCGACTATGGCCGATCACAAAATTCACTATATTCTAGAGCCTTTTAAGAAGTTTTGCCAGACGCGCAAAATCCGCATTATTAGTAAATCTGATAACAATCTGGCCCGAACCTTTAGCGGAAGTGCGGATTGATACCGGTGCCTTAAAGCGACGCTGAAACATCTCCGCATCTTGTTGGTGTAGCATTACTTCTGAGGTTTTGCGTATTGGCTGGTCACCTGCCTTGATACGATTAACATACTGCTCGATTGCACGCGAACTCCACTCTTCTTGCAATATACGCGGTAGCACTTTCTCAATAACGTCAACCTCTAACCCAATCAATGGTCGCGCCTGACCTTCACGAAGCAGCCCGTCGGCAAG is part of the Candidatus Saccharibacteria bacterium genome and encodes:
- the lepB gene encoding signal peptidase I — encoded protein: MEANFIERHPRLKDILHFFVFILIVFIGTVIINTFIFRSFSVTGHSMDNTLADGERLIVNRMPITTAQFQNKSYSPERGQIIVFKNPRFVQGERDEYIVKRVIAFAGERVTVNGGVLTVYNTDHPNGFHPDDDYRKNGVGPKSPVSGDGVDIVVPDGTIFVCGDNRVGNMSYDSRTGLGTIPIFDIVGPVGVRLWPITKFTIF